The Arachis hypogaea cultivar Tifrunner chromosome 16, arahy.Tifrunner.gnm2.J5K5, whole genome shotgun sequence genome contains a region encoding:
- the LOC112805933 gene encoding inositol transporter 4-like, with amino-acid sequence MEGGPETASKQEFTEFWKRATSSPYIMRLALSAGIGGLLFGYDTGVISGALLYIREDFVEVDKKLWLQEVIVSMAVAGAIIGAALGGWMNDRLGRKTSILGADIVFFLGAIVMAISPAPWVLVVGRILVGFGVGIASMTSPLYISEASPAAIRGALICINGLLITFGQFLSYLINLAFTKTSGTWRWMLGVAGLPAVVQFVLMLTLPESPRWLYNQGKENESRKILEKIYKADEIEGEIKVMREAVEQEKQVEGLIGQTLGEKMKAAFSNVAVRRGLYAGVTAQVAQQFVGINTVMYYSPTIVQFAGIASKSTALALSLVTSGLNAVGSILSMLCIDKYGRRKLMLLSLIAIIICLLTLTGVFYQAATTAPPIDNVDTLSFGANATCQAYLDAPNVSSWNCMKCLKAECAFCASTGGNHLPGACLAETKEVRVVCGEQKRVWFSDGCPSKIGVLAVIVLGLYILAYSPGMGSVPWVLNSEIYPLRFRGICGGIAAVSNWCANLIVSLTFLSLIHALGAAGTFLLFAGFSTIGLVAIYLLVPETKGLQFEEVEKLLQKGIRSQQFY; translated from the exons ATGGAAGGAGGGCCGGAGACAGCGAGTAAGCAAGAGTTCACAGAATTCTGGAAAAGAGCAACCAGTTCGCCCTATATCATGCGCCTTGCTCTATCGGCCGGAATTGGAGGTCTCCTCTTCGGCTACGACACCGGTGTTATCTCAGGAGCCTTGCTTTACATTCGCGAGGACTTTGTAGAAGTTGATAAGAAATTATGGTTGCAGGAAGTCATTGTAAGTATGGCTGTAGCGGGAGCCATCATTGGTGCTGCACTTGGTGGATGGATGAACGACAGGCTCGGCCGTAAGACCTCTATTTTGGGGGCTGATATTGTTTTCTTTCTTGGTGCAATAGTCATGGCTATTTCCCCTGCTCCTTGGGTCCTCGTTGTTGGAAGaattttggttggttttggagTTGGCATAGCTTCCATGACTTCCCCGCTCTATATCTCAGAAGCCTCCCCAGCTGCCATTAGAGGAGCTCTCATTTGTATCAATGGTCTCCTTATTACCTTTGGCCAATTCCTCTCCTACCTTATCAACCTGGCATTCaccaag ACTTCTGGAACGTGGCGTTGGATGCTTGGGGTGGCTGGACTTCCGGCGGTGGTTCAATTTGTTTTGATGCTAACCCTGCCTGAGTCACCGAGGTGGTTGTACAACCAGGGGAAAGAAAATGAGTCAAGAAAAATTCTGGAAAAGATTTACAAAGCAGACGAGATTGAAGGGGAGATAAAAGTGATGAGAGAAGCGgtagaacaagagaagcaagtgGAAGGGTTGATCGGTCAAACTCTTGGAGAGAAAATGAAGGCTGCTTTCAGCAACGTTGCTGTTCGAAGAGGATTGTATGCAGGCGTGACTGCTCAAGTCGCTCAACAATTCGTTGGCATCAACACCGTCATGTATTACAGCCCAACCATTGTTCAGTTTGCTGGCATCGCATCAAAATCTACCGCACTTGCACTCTCCCTTGTCACTTCTGGTCTCAACGCCGTCGGATCTATCCTtagcatgctttgcatcgataaATATGGAAGGAGAAAGCTCATGCTCCTATCCCTTATTGCAATCATCATTTGCCTCCTCACTCTCACTGGAGTTTTCTATCAGGCAGCTACCACTGCTCCTCCAATTGACAATGTTGACACCCTCAGTTTTGGTGCTAACGCTACATGCCAAGCTTATCTTGATGCCCCTAATGTATCTTCATGGAACTGCATGAAATGTTTGAAAGCTGAATGTGCCTTCTGTGCCAGCACTGGGGGCAAT CATCTTCCAGGAGCGTGCTTGGCAGAAACAAAGGAAGTCAGAGTGGTGTGCGGTGAGCAAAAGCGCGTGTGGTTTTCTGATGGATGCCCAAGCAAAATTGGAGTTCTTGCAGTTATAGTGTTGGGACTATATATCCTTGCGTACTCTCCTGGAATGGGATCAGTGCCTTGGGTTTTGAACTCAGAGATTTACCCATTAAGATTCAGGGGAATTTGTGGAGGCATAGCAGCAGTTTCAAACTGGTGTGCTAATCTCATAGTGAGTTTAACATTCTTGTCACTCATCCATGCACTTGGGGCTGCAGGAACATTCCTCCTCTTTGCTGGGTTTTCCACAATTGGACTAGTTGCCATCTATCTATTGGTACCAGAAACAAAAGGGCTTCAGTTTGAAGAGGTTGAGAAGTTGCTTCAGAAAGG tataagGAGCCAGCAGTTTTATTAA